A genomic segment from Candidatus Brocadia sinica JPN1 encodes:
- a CDS encoding ribbon-helix-helix protein, CopG family, giving the protein MSVISLRLKDREIKRINELARMEHKDKSTVARELIDYGWEFLMLKLYREGKLSLSALADKLELSVSETVDLLSEFGVESPIDYDDYLKGFEVFK; this is encoded by the coding sequence ATGTCGGTAATAAGTTTAAGACTGAAAGACAGGGAGATAAAGAGAATCAACGAACTAGCCAGAATGGAACATAAGGATAAGTCCACAGTTGCGAGAGAACTGATAGATTACGGCTGGGAATTTCTGATGCTCAAACTTTACAGGGAGGGCAAGCTGTCTTTAAGCGCTCTGGCAGATAAGCTTGAACTTTCGGTAAGCGAGACAGTAGATTTATTGTCAGAATTCGGAGTTGAATCTCCCATAGATTATGACGATTATTTAAAAGGATTTGAGGTATTCAAATAA
- a CDS encoding site-specific DNA-methyltransferase — MPKRKGKNAETTNQSEAKAYRHAEADSPLRPDVGIQAQFRKKKPPKTYRYDSSLSPALDWDGQNSTRELGEWLIAMIEKAAVLPAPHTFDKPQEFNNSAGHVISSVRGLNDAVEQLKRLQKPFLNWTGKAERLSFDVPTLPLFVHERLSTKAIIETLKGHRKQERPKQLSLFDLFGDEQRSVTDQVLKAYEYRDKWVNRMILGDSLVVMNSLLHYEGLGGQVQMIYFDPPYGIKFGVNFQPFIRNRVVDHNKDEDMTREPEMVKAYRDTWELGLHSYLTYLRDRLLIARYLLSPTGSIFVQISDENLHHVREIMDEVFGEKNFVAVIPFRKTGSQDSKYIGIINDFLLFYSKDIDQLKFNKLFAKKNVVLDDQYNSILLPNGETRKLTKEEKLNLELIPKSAKIFQATSLQSDGRSENVDYRFEFQGSIYEPNPKSHWKTSLDGLRKLAEKGRIIKIGKGIRYLRLLSDFSFTELTNFWDDTYAAADMEYVVQTSMEVIQRCMLMTTKPGDLVLDPTCGSGTTAYVAEQWGRRWITIDTSRVPFALSRQRLLTATYPYYQLKDESRGPSGGFVYVRKQNKKGEEIGGIVPHITLGSIANSEPPAEEVLVDRPEIDNKVIRVTGPFCVEATIPTPVDWEGDGVEDSGAGTVEQYGSFIDRMLEILRKSPVLHIGGGKSVTLKNIRPPAKTLSLSAEAIVVNGDEKPVALLFGPENGAVSEKLVHEALKEANLRGYTHLYVIGVGIQSNARILIENAVNMDLIPATYVQATPDIMMGDLLKNMRSSQIFSVCGLPEVRLTKVKPSAPSPQPSPTRGEGVSMYQVELLGLDVLNPVTMNIYKRSGNDVPAWFLDTDYNGLCFHVCQAFFPRTSAWDNLKRALKGSYDEGVWDHLAGTKSVPFEAGEHGQIAVKVIDDRGNELMVVKNLKESV; from the coding sequence ATGCCAAAGAGAAAAGGGAAAAATGCCGAAACGACAAATCAATCTGAAGCGAAGGCATATCGTCATGCTGAGGCGGATTCTCCTTTACGTCCGGATGTAGGCATTCAGGCGCAGTTCAGGAAGAAAAAACCTCCCAAAACTTACCGATATGATTCTTCACTTTCTCCTGCTCTGGATTGGGACGGACAAAACTCAACACGAGAGTTGGGTGAGTGGCTTATTGCCATGATTGAAAAGGCGGCTGTGCTTCCAGCGCCACATACCTTTGACAAGCCCCAGGAGTTTAATAATTCTGCAGGACATGTTATTTCATCCGTCAGAGGACTGAATGACGCCGTGGAGCAGTTGAAACGTCTCCAAAAACCTTTTCTTAACTGGACAGGCAAGGCCGAGCGGCTTTCATTTGACGTGCCGACGCTACCACTCTTTGTCCACGAGCGTCTCTCCACGAAGGCGATTATTGAAACCCTGAAAGGACACAGGAAACAAGAGAGACCCAAACAATTGTCGTTGTTTGATCTCTTTGGCGATGAACAGAGATCGGTTACCGACCAGGTGTTGAAGGCTTATGAATACCGGGACAAGTGGGTAAACCGTATGATTCTCGGCGATTCCCTTGTGGTGATGAACTCCCTCCTGCACTACGAAGGACTTGGCGGTCAGGTGCAGATGATCTATTTTGACCCGCCCTATGGCATCAAATTCGGCGTCAACTTCCAGCCGTTTATTCGCAATCGTGTAGTAGATCATAACAAAGATGAGGACATGACCCGTGAACCTGAGATGGTAAAGGCTTACAGAGATACATGGGAACTTGGATTACATTCATACCTTACTTATTTACGTGATCGTTTATTAATAGCACGTTATCTCCTTTCTCCGACAGGAAGTATTTTTGTTCAAATAAGCGATGAAAATTTACACCATGTTCGAGAAATAATGGATGAAGTGTTTGGCGAGAAAAATTTTGTAGCAGTAATCCCTTTTAGGAAAACCGGCAGTCAAGACAGTAAATATATTGGTATAATCAATGATTTTTTGCTGTTCTACTCAAAAGATATAGACCAATTGAAGTTCAATAAACTGTTCGCTAAGAAGAACGTCGTTTTAGATGATCAATACAACTCCATCCTCTTGCCCAATGGGGAAACTCGAAAACTGACTAAAGAAGAAAAACTAAATCTTGAATTGATACCAAAAAGTGCAAAAATCTTCCAGGCTACATCACTTCAATCTGATGGACGTTCGGAAAATGTAGATTATCGTTTTGAATTTCAAGGTTCGATTTATGAACCCAACCCTAAGAGCCATTGGAAAACTTCTCTTGATGGACTAAGAAAATTAGCGGAAAAGGGGAGAATCATAAAAATTGGGAAAGGTATCCGTTACTTGAGGCTTTTAAGCGACTTTTCTTTTACAGAGTTGACAAACTTTTGGGACGATACTTACGCTGCTGCGGATATGGAATATGTGGTACAAACATCAATGGAAGTTATTCAACGGTGCATGTTGATGACAACTAAACCGGGTGATCTCGTGCTTGATCCAACTTGTGGAAGTGGAACAACGGCTTATGTTGCAGAGCAATGGGGCAGGCGCTGGATTACCATTGATACAAGCCGAGTTCCATTTGCGCTTTCACGGCAAAGATTACTTACTGCTACATATCCCTATTATCAGCTTAAAGATGAATCCAGAGGCCCTTCAGGTGGATTTGTTTATGTGCGTAAACAGAATAAAAAGGGTGAAGAAATCGGTGGTATTGTCCCGCATATAACTCTTGGAAGCATTGCCAATAGTGAACCGCCCGCCGAAGAAGTGCTTGTTGACCGGCCTGAAATAGACAACAAAGTTATCCGTGTAACAGGCCCATTCTGTGTTGAGGCGACAATCCCAACGCCTGTTGACTGGGAGGGCGATGGCGTAGAAGACTCTGGTGCTGGTACTGTCGAACAATACGGTTCATTTATTGATCGTATGCTTGAGATATTGCGCAAATCGCCAGTGCTTCATATAGGAGGCGGTAAGAGCGTTACCCTTAAAAACATCCGTCCCCCTGCAAAAACATTATCACTATCCGCAGAAGCAATAGTTGTAAATGGAGATGAAAAACCTGTAGCGTTGCTCTTTGGCCCTGAAAATGGCGCTGTTAGTGAAAAGCTTGTACACGAGGCGCTGAAAGAGGCGAACTTGAGAGGTTACACCCATTTGTATGTAATTGGGGTTGGCATTCAATCAAACGCCAGGATACTGATTGAGAATGCTGTAAATATGGATCTTATTCCGGCAACTTACGTTCAGGCAACTCCCGATATTATGATGGGAGACCTCTTGAAAAACATGCGTTCCAGCCAGATCTTCAGCGTCTGTGGGCTGCCAGAGGTAAGGCTTACAAAGGTAAAACCCAGCGCTCCTTCACCCCAGCCCTCTCCCACAAGGGGAGAGGGAGTCTCTATGTATCAGGTAGAGTTGCTTGGGCTTGACGTCCTCAATCCCGTGACTATGAACATTTACAAACGAAGCGGAAATGACGTGCCGGCATGGTTTCTGGATACGGATTACAATGGTCTCTGTTTCCACGTCTGTCAGGCATTCTTTCCACGCACCAGTGCATGGGATAACCTCAAGCGTGCATTAAAGGGTAGTTATGATGAAGGCGTATGGGATCACCTGGCAGGAACGAAAAGTGTTCCATTTGAGGCTGGTGAACATGGACAGATTGCGGTAAAGGTGATTGACGATCGCGGGAATGAGCTAATGGTTGTGAAGAATCTGAAGGAATCTGTATAA
- the tnpA gene encoding IS200/IS605 family transposase, producing MAFVKIMIHAVWGTKNREPYLTNDIRTVIMNHIKENAKNKEIFIDTLNGYTEHLHCLLGLNADMSISKAMHLIKGESSFWINKQKITPYTFEWADEYFAVSVSESILDKVRLYISNQEEHHKKVTFNQEYEEFIRKYHFGNHG from the coding sequence ATGGCATTCGTTAAAATAATGATCCATGCCGTATGGGGTACAAAAAATAGAGAGCCTTATCTAACGAACGATATCAGGACGGTAATCATGAACCATATCAAAGAGAATGCGAAAAATAAAGAAATCTTCATTGATACCTTGAATGGTTATACAGAGCATTTACACTGTCTCCTTGGATTAAATGCGGATATGAGTATTTCAAAAGCAATGCACCTGATAAAAGGTGAATCGTCTTTCTGGATAAACAAACAAAAAATCACACCGTATACGTTCGAATGGGCAGATGAATATTTCGCAGTTTCCGTGAGTGAATCAATACTTGATAAGGTAAGATTATACATCAGTAACCAGGAAGAACATCACAAGAAGGTTACCTTTAACCAGGAATATGAGGAATTCATCAGGAAATACCATTTTGGAAATCACGGCTAA